The genomic DNA GTCGGTCGCTTGATGACCACAAGGATGAACAGGAATACGCCGATGAATTGTTGAGCAAGCTTGAACGCACATTGAACCTTGCCCGAATTGAGCTTTCCCGTGCAAAAAAAGATTATAACAACGCGCTAAAATCCGGCGAAGGCGTCAGCGAGGCCTATGCCGCCATGCAGGAAAAGGAAGGCGTCTACGATTCCGCATTTAAAGAGTGGGAGGAAGCCAACGACGAATATGGCGACGATGTCACCGTTTACAGTAAGGATTATCGGCTTGCGCGCCTAAAGTATAACGATGCACTCGAAAACAAGGAACTGGTAGAACGCACCGCAACCCGCCGCCTGGTGGAGCTGAAAAATGCCGTTGAGAGAAACACCATTTCTGCCGATATGACCGAAGAACAGTTGAATCTTGAAAAGCTTCAGCAGGCTCTTTCAGATTCCACGGTTAAGGCTTCTATCACCGGCACTGTTACTGCGGTTTACGCGCTTGAGGGCATGCCCGGAAATGGACTGTTGTTCGTGATTGAGGACACCGAGCAGTTGGTAGTGAAAACCTCGGTGCGCGAATATGATATTGCCGCAATGCGCGAGGGCATGCCCGCCATCATCAAGAGCGACGCCACCGGCGAACGCGAATTTGACGGCAAAGTGCTGCGGATCGCGCCCGCTGCCGCCAAAAATGAAGATGGCAGTACCGCAGCCCAAAATGGCGGCACCGTTGAGTTTGCAACCGATGTGTCACTCGATGCGGTAGACAGCGCACTGCGCATCGGAATGAACGTAAGATTGAACATCATTCTCAAGAAGAAAGACGACGCACTTTCAGTCCCCTATGACGCTGTGACCACCGACGAAAACGGTGATAACGTGGTCTTTGTTGCCCGCGCCGATGAAGAAGGTAACTACACGGCAGAATCCATCCCGGTTGAAACCGGCATGGAGACCGACTTTTCAATAGAAATCTCCTCCGACGCACTGGCAGAGGGTGATCTCATCATTACAGACCCCATCAGCATTACATCCGGCGCAGAGATTCGCCTTTCTCCTGAATCGGCGGTGAATGCGTAATGGAACAGAACCGCAGTGCCATTATTACCATGCAGGGCATTATTAAACGCTTTTACATCGGTCAGCCCAACGAACTGACCATCTTAAAGAACATAGATCTCACGGTTATGGAGGGCGAATTTGTTTCAATTGTTGGTGCTTCAGGTTCGGGCAAATCTACGCTGATGAACATTATCGGTGCGCTTGATCGCCCCACAGAAGGCAGCTACCATCTCGACAGTGTGCCGATGCGTGACGTACCGGACGACCGCCTTTCGGAAATTAGAAACCGAAAAATCGGCTTTGTATTTCAGACCTTCAACCTAATCCCCCGCACCAGCGCGCTTTCTAATGTTGAACTGCCGATGCTTTACGGCGAAATGCCCCGTGCTAAGCGCATCGCCCGCGCAAAGGATTTGCTGGCGCAGGTGGAGATGAGTGATAGAATAAAGCATATGCCTAACGAGCTCTCGGGCGGACAAAAACAGCGCGTCGCTATTGCGCGCGCTATGGCCAACGACCCCGCTATCATCTTGGCCGACGAGCCAACCGGCGCACTTGATTCCACCACCGGGCGGCTGGTGATGGATATTTTCCACCGGCTGCACCGTGAGCAGGGCAAAACTATTGTGCTGATAACCCACAATCCGGAACTGGCCGCCGAGACACAGCGCATCATCACCCTCTCGGACGGCCGCATTATTAACGACGAACAGGGGGCGGTCTGACATGCTTCTGGGAGAAAACATACGTCTTGCCGTCAATGGGCTTTTAGCTAACAAAATGCGCGCCCTGCTTACTATGCTAGGCATTATCATCGGCATCTCGTCGGTCATTGCTATTGTTACAGTCGGCCAAGCTATGACCGGTTCGGTAACCAACCTGATGAATGATATGGGCGCAAATTCCATCTACCTCTCCTTACAGGATAAGCCTGACGAATACGGCAACATCGACTATACTCGCGCGTGGGAAGATTCTGACATGATATCTGACCAGATGATAGATGCCTATCTCGAGGCATTTTCAGGCAAGGTTTCCGCGTGGGCTGTCTCCAGCCACGTTGGCTCCGGTCAGGCCATGAATGGACGCAACCAAGCCAATGGCGATGTCGTTGGCAGCAATTCCGATGCACTGAAAATTCAGAATATCCCAATTGTTGCGGGGCATTTTTTAAGTGAGCGCGAAGTGGGCGGCATGAAATACGCCGCTGTCATCTCCGACCGGTTTATTGAGAAGTTGTTCCCCGGTATGCCGGTGCAGCAAGCATTGGGCAAGGAAATTAAAATACGCTTGAATCAAGGGCTATACACCTTTACGGTCGTGGGCATTTATCATTTTGAAATCAAGGGTGTTCTCGGCAACATGGCGGGAGATACGACCTCCACTGTGTTCATCCCTATCACATTGGCCAAGCAGATCACCGGCAAAACGCAGGGGCTACACTATAGCCTCCAAGTTAAGGGCAGTGACCAGGTGATTGATTCAAAGCTCTTTGCCGAGCAGTCCGCCAAATATTTAAACGATCACTTTTACCGAAATAACAAGCATGTTAAGATCAGGTCAGAGAGCATGGACAGCATGATTGGGCAGATGACTGGCATGATGAACACCATGAGTATTGCAATCAGCATTATTGCCGGCATTTCGTTGCTGGTCGGCGGTATCGGCGTTATGAATATCATGCTGGTTTCAGTGACTGAACGCACCCGCGAAATTGGCACGCGCAAAGCGCTTGGCGCCAAAAACAGCGCCATCAGAATACAGTTCATCGTTGAATCGATGATCATCTGTCTGATCGGCGGCGTTATCGGCGTCGCACTGGGCACCGCCTTAGGGCTCACCGGCTCTTCGCTGCTGGGCTTTCCGGGTTGGCCTTCGCCAGGCATCGTATTTATAGCTGTCAGCTTTTCAATGGCCATCGGTGTATTTTTCGGTTATTATCCTGCCAACAAAGCTTCCAAGCTTGATCCCATCGAAGCATTACGATATGAATAGCTCAAGATTTATTAATGCTCTTAGGTTAATTAAGACATATTTTTCTTGAGAAGGGCAGGATTTTTGTAATAAATAAAGGGTTTATGTGGGATTTCATTTTTGAAAATATATTTTTATATTCCTGTGATTCCCTATTGACAAAAATATTTTTATCTAGTATATTTAACCATAGTGTTTCACAATAAGGTGAAGCCAGAATTTAGATTAGAGGTATTCAAATGTACAACGACAAAATTATCACTTGCAAAGATTGCGGTTCCGAGTTCGTATTCACAGCTAATGAGCAGGCTTTCTACGCCGAAAAAGGTTTCACCAATGAGCCGCAGCGCTGCAAGCCCTGTCGCGATGCACGCAAGGCATCCAGCGGTCGTTCCGACAGAGCGCCCCGCGAGATGTTCGACGCTGTTTGCGCCGAGTGCGGAGCTCCCTGCAAGGTTCCTTTCCAGCCCAGAGATGACCGTCCTGTGTATTGCAGCGAGTGCTTCTCTAACAGAAGATAAACACTAACGACATTATAAAGAGCGTTCCCAATCGGGGCGCTCTTTTTCTTTTGCTCAAAATCAGCTGCCATGGACATAATAGCGCTCAATGATACGCTGTGGTATAATAGCTGTGGTACAATCTTTTTACTAAGGATGCCCAACGGCTTGCTTTGATAGCAATATATTATAATTCAAAATGTATAGGTGAAATTATTGAAAGTTACATTTTCTGCAAACGAGACAGGCTCATTAAATAACATTGTCAACCCGCTTTTGACATGGTATACCCAAAACGCCCGGGTGCTTCCCTGGCGTGAAAACACCGATCCTTACCGTGTATGGGTATCCGAAATTATGTTGCAGCAGACACAGGTGGATACCGTTATCCCCTATTACAATCGATTTTTGCAGCAGATTCCAACAATAAACGCCCTCGCAGAGATAGACGAGGCTCAGCTTTTAAAGCTTTGGGAAGGGCTTGGCTATTACAGCAGGGCACGCAATCTGCAAAAAGCAGCCAAATTAATTGTGGAAAAACACGGCGGACAGTTTCCCGATGCGCTAACTGATATTCTGGCATTGCCGGGCGTCGGTGCTTACACAGCAGGAGCTATTGCCTCAATTTGCTTTGAGCAGGCGGTTCCGGCTGTTGACGGTAACGTGCTGCGCGTAGTCGCAAGATTGACCAACAGCGATGCTGATATCACCCTGCCCCGCGTGAAAAGCGATATCACCGAAATGTTACGTGCTATCTATCCTGCGCATTGCCGCGGTGACTTTACCCAAAGCCTGATGGAGCTAGGCGCAACAATCTGTCTGCCCAACGGCACACCAAAATGTCCCGCTTGCCCTGTCCGCGAATTTTGTCGCGCATTTGCAAACGGCACGCAGCTGTCGCTGCCAGTCAAGGCGAAAAAAAAGCCACGTAAGAAAGAGGA from Oscillospiraceae bacterium MB24-C1 includes the following:
- a CDS encoding efflux RND transporter periplasmic adaptor subunit, yielding MLENNQVSSVSAGEQNIATQPDKNKEIAHFTKKRPKKKIWIIVIIVLLVAAVALKLLLPKDSRPIVSTSPISKGSLESRITLNGRVESDAASRVYSSETGLVTAVNVKVGDKVVAGDILCQLDTTDLERSIKIQETAINNAVKKAKLALSESQADYQNLLDDLQTDQYSELINAQQTLNYAQREYTDARRSLDDHKDEQEYADELLSKLERTLNLARIELSRAKKDYNNALKSGEGVSEAYAAMQEKEGVYDSAFKEWEEANDEYGDDVTVYSKDYRLARLKYNDALENKELVERTATRRLVELKNAVERNTISADMTEEQLNLEKLQQALSDSTVKASITGTVTAVYALEGMPGNGLLFVIEDTEQLVVKTSVREYDIAAMREGMPAIIKSDATGEREFDGKVLRIAPAAAKNEDGSTAAQNGGTVEFATDVSLDAVDSALRIGMNVRLNIILKKKDDALSVPYDAVTTDENGDNVVFVARADEEGNYTAESIPVETGMETDFSIEISSDALAEGDLIITDPISITSGAEIRLSPESAVNA
- a CDS encoding ABC transporter ATP-binding protein; translation: MEQNRSAIITMQGIIKRFYIGQPNELTILKNIDLTVMEGEFVSIVGASGSGKSTLMNIIGALDRPTEGSYHLDSVPMRDVPDDRLSEIRNRKIGFVFQTFNLIPRTSALSNVELPMLYGEMPRAKRIARAKDLLAQVEMSDRIKHMPNELSGGQKQRVAIARAMANDPAIILADEPTGALDSTTGRLVMDIFHRLHREQGKTIVLITHNPELAAETQRIITLSDGRIINDEQGAV
- a CDS encoding ABC transporter permease, translated to MLLGENIRLAVNGLLANKMRALLTMLGIIIGISSVIAIVTVGQAMTGSVTNLMNDMGANSIYLSLQDKPDEYGNIDYTRAWEDSDMISDQMIDAYLEAFSGKVSAWAVSSHVGSGQAMNGRNQANGDVVGSNSDALKIQNIPIVAGHFLSEREVGGMKYAAVISDRFIEKLFPGMPVQQALGKEIKIRLNQGLYTFTVVGIYHFEIKGVLGNMAGDTTSTVFIPITLAKQITGKTQGLHYSLQVKGSDQVIDSKLFAEQSAKYLNDHFYRNNKHVKIRSESMDSMIGQMTGMMNTMSIAISIIAGISLLVGGIGVMNIMLVSVTERTREIGTRKALGAKNSAIRIQFIVESMIICLIGGVIGVALGTALGLTGSSLLGFPGWPSPGIVFIAVSFSMAIGVFFGYYPANKASKLDPIEALRYE
- a CDS encoding zinc-ribbon domain containing protein, which encodes MYNDKIITCKDCGSEFVFTANEQAFYAEKGFTNEPQRCKPCRDARKASSGRSDRAPREMFDAVCAECGAPCKVPFQPRDDRPVYCSECFSNRR
- the mutY gene encoding A/G-specific adenine glycosylase, which produces MKVTFSANETGSLNNIVNPLLTWYTQNARVLPWRENTDPYRVWVSEIMLQQTQVDTVIPYYNRFLQQIPTINALAEIDEAQLLKLWEGLGYYSRARNLQKAAKLIVEKHGGQFPDALTDILALPGVGAYTAGAIASICFEQAVPAVDGNVLRVVARLTNSDADITLPRVKSDITEMLRAIYPAHCRGDFTQSLMELGATICLPNGTPKCPACPVREFCRAFANGTQLSLPVKAKKKPRKKEEKTVFLLCCDDKLAIRRREIGRLLGGLWEFPNEEGSLSTDRARQVLLEWGFSAFSIKKGQLKKHIFTHIEWKMSSYIVTCSNMPEAFSWVTKEKLVTEFAMPSAFLPFLDSII